Within the Fibrobacter sp. genome, the region AACTCGCCTTCGTCGTCGATATCGAGCACGCAGTCGTCAATCCACGGGGCGAAGACCGGCTTCTTGCTGAATTCGGACTGGAACTCCTCGTCGAACCTGATATTGAACGCGTTGACCGTCGGGAGTTCTTCTACGGAGAGAACCTCGCCGATGTCGCGGCCGTCTTCCGTATGGACGCGGAAGCCTTCCAGGTCGTCGATGTAGTACTCGCCCTCGGGGAGCGGGAGCCTCTCGGATTCAGGAATCATCACGTCGCCGTTCACGAAATGCACGAGCGATTCGGGTGTGTCGTAGCCCTCGAACTTGAGGAGCCAGATGTCGTTCGCCTGTTTCGAGTCCTCGATACGCAGGTCCAGTTCCTCGCCGTTCGTCTTCTTCAGGCGCACGTCCTTGAGGCTCTTGTGGCGCGTGAGGTCGTGAGTCAGGGGCATCGCCTTGATGTACCCTTTCACGCCATGCGTGCGCATGAGCTGGCAGACGGTTATGTATTCCTGGGAGTCGGACATTTCTGGTAGGCGGTAGGAATCGGTTGGTGGATGTAAAGGCTACGGGTTTGCGGTTGCTTTGCGGGATAAAAAAAGTCCCGTGCGCGGGGCACAGGACTTTTTAAAAGCGCATGATTAGGCTTCGGCAGGAGCCTCGGCCGGAGCTTCGGCGGCAGCAGCAGCTTCAGCAGCTGCGGCTTCCTTGGCGGCCTTTTCGGCTTCGATCTTGGCGAGGGCCTTGGGGCCGAGCTTCACGGCCTTCTTCTTTTCGGCACGCGGAGTAGCGGTCTTGCCTTCGATAGAACGGCCGGCCTTGATCTCGTGGAACAAGTCGAGGATGCCGACCTGCTTCAGGAGGTTGCGGACGGTGTCAGACGGCTGGGCGCCGACGGAGAGCCACTTGAGAACCTTTTCCTGGTCGAAACGGATTTCGGCCTTCTTCATGTTCGGGTTGTAGAAACCGACCTGTTCGATAAAGCTGTCGTCACGAGCCTTGCGGTTGTCGATGACGATGGCGCGGTAGATCGGGTTGTGGCGCTTGCCGAAGCGAGCGAGACGGATAACAGTTGCCATTTTAACCTCTTTTGGGGTTCCCGGAAACCGGGGGTTGTTGTTTTTTTGCGAAGGCAATATAGAAATAAACCTTTTGTGTGTAAAGGACGGAAATGTAAATTTTTCCGTCTTTTACATACAAATTAACACAAGAAATTGTAAAAATTGGCGATTTCTGATTAAAATCGCCAAAAATTCTCGTTTTTTGCCGAAGGCGTAGGACCCTGGTCCGAGGGCGTTTTCCCGCCTTAATCCTTGTTTTTCAGGATGGCCCGGAGCTCGTTTGCGGCTTTTTCGAGGTCGTCGTTCACGATGGTGAACTCGTATTTCCCCTGTGTTTTCGCGAATTCCATCTCTTTTTTCGCGTTGTGGAGGCGGGTCTGGATGACTTCTTCGGAGTCGGTGCCGCGTCCGCGGAGCCTGCGTTCGAGTTCTTCCTCGCTCGGCGGGAGGATGAGGATGCCGGTCGCCTCGGGGTAGACCTTGTCGAAGTTCACCTTGCCGAACACGTCGATGTCGAACAGGACGCGCTTGCCCTGGCGGAGCATGTCTTCCACGAAGAACTTGGGCGTGCCGTAGTAGTTCCCGTGCACCAGGTTGTATTCCACCAGCGCATCGTCCTTGATCATCTGCTCGAACTCTTCCTTCGTCTTGAAGAAGTAGTGCACGCCGTCGATTTCGCCCTCGCGGGGCTTGCGCGTGGTTGCCGAGATGGAATATACGATGTCCGGGAATTCGCCGATGACCTTGTCCTTGAGGGTGGTCTTGCCTGCGCCGCTAGCGGCGCTCATCACGAAAAGCTTGTTTCTCATGTGGCAAAATGTAGTTAAATTTGGGGCATGTTTTGCAACAGGATTCTCGGAACCACACATCATGGTACATACAAGAAGGTCGTCGATGTCCCGCTTCTGCGCGAGGAACTCACGGCCCGTTCGGTACGCTGCATTGCACGTGACGGCGTGGAAATTGAAATAGAACTGTACGAGGACCTGCAGGAAGGCGACATCGTGGCGGAGACGGAACAGAACGTCTATGCCATCAAGGTGTTCGTGCCGAAGAAGCAGCACGAGGCGGAAGTCCCGCGCATGAACAAGAGCTACCTCTAATAGCCGGATGAGTGTCCCGCTATTTTTCGATGCTCAGGCTTTCGCTTACGCTGATTTTTTCTTTGCCGAGCAGTTTGTACAGCTTGCAGCGGAATAGCGGGATGGCGACGATGACGCCCGTGGTGACAATCGCGATGGAAAGGTAGGCGGTGCCCGGCTTGTTGATGGAGGCCCGGAACAGCAGGCGCATCACGAGCAGGATGTACCAGTGGACGGCGAGAATCACGAGCGCGTTGCGCGAGATGTTGCGGAGGATTCCCTTGACTATTCGAAGCGGCAGGATGTCGGGAATCCGGTCTACGGCGATAAAGGCGGTCAAAAGCCCGATGATGCCGAATGCGGAACTTGCAAGGAACAGGGGCAGGCTTTTGCCGAGGTCGTTGTTCATGATGCTGAAGTTCGGGTCCGGAATTTCGGTGGCCGCGTAGAGGATGAACGACGTGGCGGATGTGGCTACGACGAGGCTCCAGGGAATGCGGTTTTTACCTTTGTTGCAGAGGCGCTTCTGGATGATTCCCTTGCTGATGTAACCGCTGGCGAAGAAGAACAGCACGGTGAGGTCGCGCTCGATTCCAAACGGCAGCCGGATGTGGTGCCTGTACAGGAGCCAGCCTCCCGCGAGGCTTGCGATTGCGGTAATGGCGATGATTATCTTGCTTGCCGTCTCGTCGTCCGCTTTTGCCTTTCCGGACTTGTTGCGGCGATGCTTGCTTGAAATCTGCGAAATGGCGTTTGCAAAACCCTGTACCCCGTAAAATATCAGGCTCACCGAATAAAGCGTGAACACGAACCACAGCGGGCCCGACCCGATGGAGGATTTCCCCGCCACGAAAATCTTTGCGAGGTTCCAGTAGATGTAGTCCCACACGCTTGCGATATGCGGGTGGATGTTCATGATGGTCATGCGCGGCGCCTTCGGGAACAAAGCGAAATTGTAGAGCACCGGGTCTAGCGCAAGGAACAGCAGCGAAAGCAGGATGTAGGGGACAAGCAGGACGCGCGTCTTGTGGATAAAGTAGCTCTTGAAATCGCTGAAGCGCCGTGTGCTGAAAAGCATTCCCGAAATGAAGAAGAAGGCCGACATGCGCATCGCGCTCAGGTGGATCATGTTCATGTGCGCCTGCGGGAACGCCTGCTCCACATGGAAGAGGCACACGAGCAAAAGGACGAATCCCTTGAACTCGTCTATCCACCCAATTCTTGCAGTCCCGTTGCCCATTCCTACCCGCTTGTCATCCCGGCTAGAGCCTATCCCAGACTTGTTCCGGGGGCATCACCGATTAATACCATCTCCTCTCATCCCCAATCGTCGTCATGGGTCCGTGTCCGGGGAATACGACCGTCTCTTTCGGAAGCGAAAGCAGTTTGCTCTTGATTCCGCTGACGAGGGCTTCTTCGTCCCCGCCGAACAAATCGCTGCGCCCGCGGCTGCCTGCGAACAGGATGTCACCCGGGAACAGCAGGGGAGGAACATCCTTTTGCCCGTTGACTTCGCCCGGGTTTTCGCAGTAAAACGCGATGCCGCCGGGAGAGTGCCCTGCGATGTGGAAAACCTGCAACTTGATGCCCGGAACCTCGACGGCATCGCCCTCGGCAAGGTAGTTGCCGAGCCTGGGCGAATGTTCCCGCATCGGGAGCCCGAACATGTCGCTCTGTTCCTCTTGCAAATCGAGCAGGAAGGCGTCTTCTTCGTGAGCTTCGGGCTGCACGCCATACTTGCGGGCGACAAAGGCGTTGCCCAGCACGTGATCCAGGTGCAGGTGCGTGTTCAGGAGCCGACGCACGGTCAAGCCGTTCTTCTCGATGTAACGGGCGAGGGCTTCCTCTTCCTGCTCGTCCGAGACGCTCGGGTCAATCAGGATTGCATCGCCGTTATCGTTGCTCAGCACAAAGCAGTTCACGCCGAAGGGGTTCACGACAAATTGCTTGATAACCATACAAGACAATATAGAAATGTTCCTTTTTTCAGGCGGAAGGCAAACCTTACATACCACAAGAGAAAAAGCCTAAAAACTTAATGTTTTAGGCTTCAGAAAGAATGATTTTTACATACTAAAACCTGCGAAAATGCGGTTTGGTATGTAACCCCTTTGTTTAATGCATTTTGATTGCGAACAAAGTAGTTGTTACGCCTTGATTTCCCAGGTCGAGCCTTCCTTAGAGTCCTTGATGACCACGTTCATCGCGGCGAGTTCGTCGCGGATGCGGTCGCTCTCGGCCCAGTTCTTGTTGGCGCGGGCTTCCTTGCGGGCGGCAATCAGGGCTTCGATCTTGGCGGTGTCGATGCCGTCGCCCACGCCCTTCTTCGCATATTCTTCGCGCGGCTGGTCGAGCTTCAATCCGAAGATCTTGTCGAAGTCGGCGACCAGGGCGGCCTTCTCGCCGTCGTCGATATCGCTCTTGAGCATCGTGTTCATGATGCCGAGTGCACGCGGCATGTTCAGGTCGTCGCCGATGGCGTCCTTGAATTCGTTCTGGAATGCCTTGGCGGCATCGCTTTCGATAGCGGTAGCCTTGCCGATCAGCGGGTCCGTCTTCTTGTGCAAGCTCTTGAGGCCTTCCTTGGCACCTTCCAGAGCTTCCCACGTGAAGTTCAGGTAGTTGCGGTAGTGGCTGCCGATGGCGAAGAAGCGGTAGTCGAGCGGGTTGAAGCCGCGGTCCATCAGGAGCGAGACCGTCAGGAACTCGCCGCTGGACTTGCTCATCTTGCCAAACTTTTGTTCGGTGGTGCCGTCTTCGAGCTTTTCTTCGCTAGCGGTGCGGAGGAACTCGCCGTGCATCCAGAAGCGGGCGAACGGGACGCCGTTGGCGCATTCGCTCTGGGCGATTTCGTTCGTGTGGTGCACGCGGATGTGGTCGGTACCGCCGCAGTGGATGTCGAGCGTGGGGCCGTTGTACTTCATGGCCATGGCGGAGCATTCGATGTGCCAGCCGGGGAAGCCGACACCCCACGGGCTATCCCATTCCATGGCGCGCTTCTTGTCCTTCGGGCTGAACTTCCACAGTGCGAAGTCGGTGGCGTTGTGCTTCTCGCCCATGTCGATGCGGCTGCCCTTGCGGAGGTTTTCCACGTCGAGGCGGGCGAAGTCGGCATAGCGCGGGAACTTGAGGCTGTCGAAGTAGATGCCGTCGGATGTGCGGTAGGTGTAGCCCTTTTCTTCGAGGGTCTTCACCAGTTCAATCTGTTCCTGGATGTGCTGCGTGGCAGGCGTCCAGCGGGTCGGTTCCTGGATGTTCAGGCGGTGCCAGTCGGCCATGAAGGCGTCGGTGTAGAACTTCGCGATGTCCCAGACGGACTTGCCTTCGCGGGCGGCTCCCTTTTCCATCTTGTCGTCGCCGGAGTCGGCGTCGCTCGTGAGGTGGCCCACGTCGGTGATGTTCACGATGTGGTTCACCTTGTAGCCGTAGTAGTTCAGCGTACGGACCAGGAAGTCTTCAAAAATGTAGGTGCGGAGGTTGCCGATGTGGGCGAAATGGTACACCGTCGGGCCACAACAGTACATGCGCACGGCGGGGACGCCTTCCGGGAGAGTGAATACTTCTTTCTTGCGCGATGCGGTGTTGTAGAACTGTAGAGCCATTTTTGCCTCCGGTTAAATCAGCGCGACCTGCGCCGAACGCGGCCAAATATAAAAAAAGGCGAGAGTCGTGACAACGGCACTTGTGCCGATTG harbors:
- the rimM gene encoding ribosome maturation factor RimM (Essential for efficient processing of 16S rRNA), translated to MSDSQEYITVCQLMRTHGVKGYIKAMPLTHDLTRHKSLKDVRLKKTNGEELDLRIEDSKQANDIWLLKFEGYDTPESLVHFVNGDVMIPESERLPLPEGEYYIDDLEGFRVHTEDGRDIGEVLSVEELPTVNAFNIRFDEEFQSEFSKKPVFAPWIDDCVLDIDDEGEFIVCDAAYLKALCPEDHSSEAKAEG
- the rpsP gene encoding 30S ribosomal protein S16 is translated as MATVIRLARFGKRHNPIYRAIVIDNRKARDDSFIEQVGFYNPNMKKAEIRFDQEKVLKWLSVGAQPSDTVRNLLKQVGILDLFHEIKAGRSIEGKTATPRAEKKKAVKLGPKALAKIEAEKAAKEAAAAEAAAAAEAPAEAPAEA
- the gmk gene encoding guanylate kinase, giving the protein MRNKLFVMSAASGAGKTTLKDKVIGEFPDIVYSISATTRKPREGEIDGVHYFFKTKEEFEQMIKDDALVEYNLVHGNYYGTPKFFVEDMLRQGKRVLFDIDVFGKVNFDKVYPEATGILILPPSEEELERRLRGRGTDSEEVIQTRLHNAKKEMEFAKTQGKYEFTIVNDDLEKAANELRAILKNKD
- a CDS encoding acyltransferase; protein product: MGNGTARIGWIDEFKGFVLLLVCLFHVEQAFPQAHMNMIHLSAMRMSAFFFISGMLFSTRRFSDFKSYFIHKTRVLLVPYILLSLLFLALDPVLYNFALFPKAPRMTIMNIHPHIASVWDYIYWNLAKIFVAGKSSIGSGPLWFVFTLYSVSLIFYGVQGFANAISQISSKHRRNKSGKAKADDETASKIIIAITAIASLAGGWLLYRHHIRLPFGIERDLTVLFFFASGYISKGIIQKRLCNKGKNRIPWSLVVATSATSFILYAATEIPDPNFSIMNNDLGKSLPLFLASSAFGIIGLLTAFIAVDRIPDILPLRIVKGILRNISRNALVILAVHWYILLVMRLLFRASINKPGTAYLSIAIVTTGVIVAIPLFRCKLYKLLGKEKISVSESLSIEK
- a CDS encoding MBL fold metallo-hydrolase; protein product: MVIKQFVVNPFGVNCFVLSNDNGDAILIDPSVSDEQEEEALARYIEKNGLTVRRLLNTHLHLDHVLGNAFVARKYGVQPEAHEEDAFLLDLQEEQSDMFGLPMREHSPRLGNYLAEGDAVEVPGIKLQVFHIAGHSPGGIAFYCENPGEVNGQKDVPPLLFPGDILFAGSRGRSDLFGGDEEALVSGIKSKLLSLPKETVVFPGHGPMTTIGDERRWY
- the cysS gene encoding cysteine--tRNA ligase — translated: MALQFYNTASRKKEVFTLPEGVPAVRMYCCGPTVYHFAHIGNLRTYIFEDFLVRTLNYYGYKVNHIVNITDVGHLTSDADSGDDKMEKGAAREGKSVWDIAKFYTDAFMADWHRLNIQEPTRWTPATQHIQEQIELVKTLEEKGYTYRTSDGIYFDSLKFPRYADFARLDVENLRKGSRIDMGEKHNATDFALWKFSPKDKKRAMEWDSPWGVGFPGWHIECSAMAMKYNGPTLDIHCGGTDHIRVHHTNEIAQSECANGVPFARFWMHGEFLRTASEEKLEDGTTEQKFGKMSKSSGEFLTVSLLMDRGFNPLDYRFFAIGSHYRNYLNFTWEALEGAKEGLKSLHKKTDPLIGKATAIESDAAKAFQNEFKDAIGDDLNMPRALGIMNTMLKSDIDDGEKAALVADFDKIFGLKLDQPREEYAKKGVGDGIDTAKIEALIAARKEARANKNWAESDRIRDELAAMNVVIKDSKEGSTWEIKA